The Oryzihumus leptocrescens sequence AGGTCGGTGAGCAGGCGGGCGGCGGCTAGGCGGTGTGCCTGGTCGGGGTGGTCGAGCAGCGCGGCAGCGACCGGCACCGTCGCGGGGGCGTCGCGGAGAGCAAGGGTCCACAGGCCGAGGTAGGCCGTTGCCGCATTGGCCTCGCGCAGGTCTGCCGCGGAGGGCCGCCTCTGCAGGAAGCCGAGGGTGGTGTGCAGCGCGTCGGAGAGCTGACGCCCCCGCCGGACGTCGAGCTCGTCGCCGAACCAGACGCCGACGGCTCGTACGGTCCCGGCGAAGCGGGTCAGGTCCAGTTCCACGACGCGCCCCAGCAGGCGGGTGAACGCCTGCGGGTGCGCCACATCTGCGGCCTCGAGGATCGCCTGACGAACCCCCTCGGCGCGTTGCGCGGAGACGAGCAGCGCCTCGACCACCTCCCAGCCGGCCGGGTCGGCCGCCGCGAGCAGGGCGGCGTACGCCTGGGCGCTGGGACCGCTGACCGGGTGCCGGGCCTGGAGGCTGTCGCGCAGGATCGCCGCGATCTCACGGTTGCCCGCGTCGATGGCGGAGGCCAGCACGCCACCGAGCGGGACGACGCCGCCCGCATGCAGCAGCCACGACGCCTGCCAGGTGAGCGGTTGGGGGTACCGGCAGCCGTGGACGAGCAGCCGCCCCAGCTCGTGCCACCGGCCCGGGCGCGAGTGCTCCGGGTCGGGAGAGCGGTAGGCACGGCGGTCCCAGCCGCGCTGGTACGGCGCCGAGCGGGACCACTCCCACCACCGGGATAGGTCGGCTCCCATCTCGGGGCTGAGCGCCCCGAGCACCTTGGCCCGCTTGCCCTCTGACAGCTGGTCGAGCTCGGCGGCAAGGGGCTCCCACGGCTGCCGACGGTCGCCCATCGCCGCCGCGATGCGCGACGCCAACGACGGCGCAATCCGCTTGCGGACCCGAACTCCCTTGCGCCAGTCGGCGTCTGACGCGGCGTACTTGCGCAGCTCGACGGCAGCCTGTTCCCCCGACAGCACGGTTCAGCCCCCGGCCAGCGCGACGAGCCGCACGAGGCGCAGCGTCGAGTCGGGGCGGACGGGGAGAGGCGAGTCGAGGTCCTCGACCTGGCAGCCGTCGAGGAAGGCGAAGTAGAGCCCGTCGTCGAAGGCCTCGATCGCGCGCGCCAGCGCGACCTCGTATGTCGGTGCGGTGCGTGCTGCCTTGACCTCGCGGCCGTAGCGGCCGCTCCCAACACCGCGGGCGAGGTCAGCAGGGGTCAGCACTCGAAGGGCCCGGTTGGCCTCGCGTCGGGAGTCGTATGCCGCGAGCTCGTGGCGCACCAGCACCCCGAGCAGTTGGCGCATGGTCACGACGTCGGCCGGGACGGCCACGTCGTGGTCATCGAGTCCGGAGCTGTCCCCCACGATCCTGGTCTGGACGATCACCGCGCCACTGTGACATCGATCCCCGACATCGGCACGCGGTCCGCCCAAACACGCCCTACGGGGCTGAGCCAGTGGACCTGCGAGCCAACGTGCCGTTGGTAGGCCGGAAGGGGTGGGTTACCCGTAGAGCCTGGGCAAGACCAACGTCTCCACCGCGGCGCGCTGCCGGGCCAAGGGACGCCGGTCGTAGCTGGCGGTGGTGGCTGGGTTCGTGTGGCCGACGACCTTGGCGACCAGCGCGAGATCGGTGGTTTCCAGCAGGGTGCTGATGACGAAGCGGCGCAGGTCGTGGGCGCCGACCCCGTCGTACCCGGCCTCCAGCGCCCGGGCGCGGATGATCTTGCGGGCCTGGTGGGTACTCAAGGCGCCGTGCTCCAGCAGGGGTCGACCCGTGCGGGATAGGGGCACGAACAGGAACCCGGGCTGGCTGCCGCGCACCTCGAGCCAGGCCCGGAGGGCCTGTACGGCGGCGGGGTGGAGCCACGCGTTGCGCTGGCGGCCGCTCTTGGTGCGCTCGAGCCAGATCCGGGCCTGGTCGAGGTGGATGTCGTGCAGCCGGACGCCGGTGATCTCGTGGGCCCGGGCCCCGGAGCTGGCGCCGGCCAGGAGGAGGGCGGTGTCGCGCAGGCGGGTGACGTCGCCGCCGCTGCCGCTGGCGGCGGTACGCACGATCCCCTCGATGTCCGCCTCGGACAGGAAGCGGCCGGCGGGGGGACGCTGCTGGCCGCCCTTGGCCTCGAAGGCGGTGGCGCTGCGGTACTCGTCGTAGGTCAGCAACCCGACCCGGCGGCAGCAGTCGAGCATCACGCGCAGCGCCGAGGCGTCCTTGGTGGCGGTCTTGGCCGCGTAGCGCTCGGCGACGGTGCCCCACATCTGCTCGCTGAGGTCGGCGTCCACGACCAGCTCCCACGGGAAGGTTCGCTCGTTGCAGGTCCCGTCGGTGAAGCCGGTGGCCAGGCGGCGCAGCGCGCCGACCATGGCGCGCTGGCTCTCGGGGTTGTGCCGGTAGCGGGCCTTGAACGCCGCCAGGGCCTGGGACCGCAGCTCCAGCACCTCGGCCTCCTCGGCCGTGACCGTGTGCAGCGGCGCGGCGCTCATGCCGCGCCGTCCACGTGCGGCAGTTCCACCGGTCGCCCGGCGACGGACGGCAGGTCCAGGCTGGCGACCGCGGCGCGCTGCTCGTCCTCGTCGGCCAGGTCGTAGATCAGCGTGCTGGACAGCTTGGTGTGGTTGAGCAGTTTGCCGACCAGGGCCACGTCGTGGGAGCGGAGCAGCTCGGTGGCGAAGGTCCGCCGGAAGTCGTGGCAGCCGAACGGGGGGATCCCGACGGTGCGGGCATGCAGCTGGATCCGCTGCTGGATGTAGTTGGGGTTCAGGTGGCGCAGGCCGTGGCCGGGCAGGGGGGTGAACAGGGCTCCGGGGGCGTGACCTCGGATGCCAAGCCACCGATCCAGGTACGGCACGGCGTCAGGGTGGAGAAAGACCAGGTGGTCCCGACCATTCTTCGTGTCGCGCAGGCACATGGTCTGGTCGGCACGCTCCCAGTCGGCCAGGTCGAGGCCGGCGAGCTCACCGACGCGCATCCCGGTGGTGCGCAGCAGGGCGACGATGGCGGTGTCCCGGGCGGCGCCCTTGGGGGTGGGCTGGTCCTCACAGGCCGCGAGAAGGGCGGCGACCTCGCTGGGGGCCAGTCGGCGCCGCTTGGTCGAGGGGCCGGGAGCGACGGTGTACAGCTCCTCCAGCAACTCGTCACGCCGCAGGGCGCTGATCAGGCCGACCCGGTGGCACTGGGTCACCACGCGGCGCACCACCGAGACGGCGTCGTTGCGGGAGCTCTGCTTGGGGTACGCCCGGTACACCTCGCGGCGGTATTCCGCGGCCGCGTCGGCGTCGAGGTGGTGCCAGGGGAAGGAGTGCGGGTCGGTGCCAGTCACGCTGCGGCCGGGCATTCCGGCCAGGCGGGCGTGAGCCCCGGCGAGCTTGTACCGGAAGTTGGCCCGGGACCGTCCTGCCTTCTGCCGGGCCAGCACCCGGTCCACCGGGTGGCGGCCCGCCGGCAGGGCCAGGATCGCAGCCGGGTCCGGGTCGGCCCAGGCCTCCGGTCGGCCGTGGTCGCGGGTGTGCTGGCTGCGTCGGTGCGCGGCGGCGGCCCGGAACACGGCGAACGCGCTCGGCCCGCCCGGTGCGGCGGGGGTGGCGTCCGGCCGCGGCTGCTGGGGGTCGGGGGTCGCGGGGGACCCCGCGGTGGTCATGTCATTCACGGTAAGTGCCTTCCGACCGGCTGAACCGGTCCGTCCGGAAGGGGACGGGAATAGCTCTTCCCGTGCCCTTCGCCGTCCGATCTGGACGACGCCCGTGACAGTCCGTGGCGGGGAAGCCGGCGCAGTCAGCCCTTGCGAAGCCGAGCGGAGGCGTCAGCCCCCCCGGCGCCGACGGTCCAGCGTGGAGCGCACCGTGCAGCCCAGAGTGGCGCGGTGAGGCTGCACGGGGAGGCCGAGCTGTGGGGGGGACCGCCAGCACGAGCTGGACCCGCCGCTGACCGGGGTCGCGCTGGCGGCGGGCGCTCGGCGTCAGCGCGCAGAGCCTGCGTCAGGCCGAGCGCGGGGCCGGGGATGTTGTCCGTGGCGGTCCTGGTCAGCCTGGCCGGGCGCACCGGCCGACGCCCGGTGCTCGCGCCCTCGGGTCAGGGGCTGCGGGTGCCGCCGTGGGTGGCCGCGTCGGGGCGCGGCCGGCCGGCCGGGGCGCCATGATGGCCGGCATGGGCAAGTACGACGAGCTGCGCGACTTCCTAAGGCACCAGCGGCTGGCCCAGGTGACGCTGACCTTCGCCGAGGTGGCCGGGGTCGTGCCCGGCGGGCTGCCGCCCAGCGCCTACGTGCACCGCGCCTGGTGGGCCAACGAGGAGTCCGGGACGCACTCCCACGCCCGGTCCTGGCTGCACGCCGGGTACCGCACCACCGACGTGAACCTGACCGCTGGCCGGGTCACGTTCACCCGGGCCGACTGAACGGGGGGACGTTCGACAACAACGGGCGCCCAGGCCGCCCTCCTCTACGACGTCTACGAGCGGATCCTCGCCGCATCTGCTCACCGACCACACCCCCGGCCCCGGCCCTGACCCGGCCTATCTGGTGCCCGCTCTGCGCGCACACCGACGAGCCGCCGACGACTGAACCCAAACGTCAGAGGAGTCGCTGATGGCATCAGATCGGACCCCGGTTGACATCCCCGGCGAGCAGCCGGCAGCGACCGGGCCTGCCGAAGTGCCGGGCTCGTCGTCGCTGTGGCGCAACGGGGACTACATGTGCTGGTGGAGCGGCAATGCGGTGTCGCTGTTGGGCAGCAACCTGTCGGTGATGGCGTTCCCGCTGCTGGCGGTGTTCATCACCGGGTCGGTGCTCGACGCCGGGATCATCGCGGCGGCGGGGCGTATCGGCGGGCTGATTACCCTGCTCTGGGGTGGGGCGCTGGCGGATCGGCGGTCGCGCAAGGCGGTGCTGGTGGCGGCCCCGGTGCTGCAGGCCGTCCTGATGGGCGTGGTCACGGTCTCGCTGCTCAGCGGCCCGGTGCGCGTCAACCTGCTCGCGGTGCTGGCACTGTTGTCCGGGCTGGTCAACGGGGTGCGCTACGGGGCGGTACTGCCGGCGCTGCGCCGGATCGTGCCCAAGGAGCAGTTTGCCGCCCGCGCGGCCCAGGAGCAGGGTCTGGCGATGGGGGCGCAGCTCGCCGGTTCGCCGCTGGCCGCGCTGTTGTTCTCGGCGGCGCGGTGGCTGCCGTTCGGAGTCGACGCCGTGTCGTTCTTCTTCGCCGCGATCGGCGCCGCCTTGATCCGGCGCCCGCTGGGACCCGACCGGCAGACCGGTGAGGACGCACCGCCGTCGCCGAGCGTGCTCGCCGACATCCGGGACGGGTTCCGGGTCATCGGGCACCACGACTTCCTGCGGTTCACCACCGGCTGGGTCGCGGTCACTAACCTGGTCGGCAACAGCTTCATGCTGCTGCTGGTGGCGCTGCTCGCCGAGCGCGGCGCCTCGCCTCAGCTGATCGGTGTCACCAACGCCGGGGTCCTCGCCGGTGGCATCCTCGGGGCGCTGCTGGCCGGGGCGATCCTGCGCCGCGTCCGGGCGCTGCGCGCATTCCGGGCCGGCGGCTGGATCTACGTGGCCAGTCTCGGCCTCGCCGCCGTGCTGCCGGCGCCGTGGCAGATCGGCCTGGCCACCGCGGTCTTCACCTTCGCCTCGGTGCCCATGGTCACGGTGTGGGAGTCGTACACCGCTCGGCTGGTCCCGGACGCGCTGGCCGGGCGCATCGGCGCGGCGTCGGCGTTCTGCGCCCAGTCGCTGACCTGGGTCGGCATGCTCCTGGCCGGTTGGCTCGCGCACGCGTTCGGCGCCACCGTCGCGGCGCTGTGCTTCGCCGCGATCCTGGTCCCGTACGCGGTCGCCGGGCATTTTGCCCGCTCGCTGGCGATCCTGCGCTGCCCACTCGAGCATGTCGAAGAACTGCAGCCCATCGGTGCCTCCGGTCTGGAGGACCGGAAGGAGCCCACCGTCTGACCCCGTCCGCCGAAGCGTCGAACGGCACCGGTCGTCGACGTCATCGACCGACTCCGGGCTCGTGATGCCAGCGAACGGGCGCGGCGGCAGACGTCACCTGCGGCCCGGGGCTGGCACGATCAGGCCGTGACTATCAGCGGAACCGAGCTGTCGCGCGCGTACTTTCACCATGTCGTCGAGCCCGTCGTGCGCCAGCGTTGGCCCGAGATGGCCTGTGCGGCGGCGCGACTGGGGAGCGGGTCCGACGTGCTCGGCCTCGACGACGAGATGTCGCGCGACCACGACTGGGGGCTGCGCCTCAACCTCCTCGTCCCGGCAGCCCTCGCCGATGACGTCGACGCGCATCTGTCCGAGCGCCTGCCCGAGTCCTACGCCGGTCATCCGGTGCGGTTCGCTACTACGTGGGACCCGGTCGTGCGGCATCGCGTGCAGGTCGAGACGGCGCGCGGGCTCGCCGTGTCCCGGCTCGGCGTGGACCCCACCCGGGATCTCGGGGTCGAGGAGTGGCTGTCGCTCACGGGTCAGGCCGTTCTCGAGGTCACCGCGGGCGAGGTGTTCGCCGACGACGCGGGCGAGCTCGCCGGCATACGCAGACGGCTCGAGTGGTATCCCGACGACGTGTGGCGTCACGTCGTCGCGACGGACTGGGCACGTCTCGCGCAGGAGCTGCCGTTCATCGGCCGGACGGGCGAGCGCGGTGACGAGCTCGGGTCGCGGGTCGTGGCGGCGCGGCTCGCAGGGGTTGTGATGCACCTGGCTCACCTGCTCGAGCGCACGTGGCCGCCCTACGCCAAGTGGCTCGGCACGAGCGTCGCCCGGCTGCCCCGGGGGCGTGCGGTGCTCGACCCCCTGCATGCGTGCGTGGCGGCGGCCGACTGGCGCACGCGGGAGGCGCGCCTCGTCGAGGCGCTCATGGTGTTGGGTCGGCTCCAGAGCGAGGTCGGGCTGCCGACCGTGGAGGACCCGGTCGAGCCGTTCTGGGACCGGCCCTACCGCGGCGTACGCGAGGACGCCGTCCGCGTGGTCGAGGACGCCGTCCGCGTGGTCGAGGACGCCATCACGGACCAGGAGGTAAGAGCCCTACCTCGGGGCGTCGGGTCGGCCGAGCAGTGGAGCGACAACGTCGAGGTCCTGGTGAACACGACGCGAAGACGGCCGCCCGAACCCTGACATGTTCGTGATGGTCTGGCCGCGCCGGCTAGTTACAGAGCCGGGGTGATCTGCGTGTCCGGGGTGCCGCCCAGCGCCTGCGCGCACCGCGCCTGGCGGGCCAACGAGGAGTCCGGGGCGCACTCCCATGTCCGGCCTGGGTGCAGGCCGGGTACCGCACCACGGACGTGAACCTGACCGCGGGCCGGGCCACCTTCACCCGCGCCGGCTGAGACCGCACGTCACGCCGGCGGGGTGGTGCCAGCGCCCGCGCCGATTGCGTGGCGAGCTGACGGGGGAGGCTGCACCGGCGCCTGCTCTAGCGTGCTCTAAACGCCGCGTTCTTGCTCTAGCGGCAATCGTCCCGGCCGGGCCGTGGGGGAGTCCGAACCGCACGGCAGCCCCCGGGAGGGTGCCCGGCGCCATGCGTAAACGGGAGCGTAGAGCGTGCGTAAACGGTAGCGCGGGGCGTGCGTAAACGGTCCAGTAGCGCATGGCGTGCTGCCAACGGGACAGACGGTCGCACCCTGGCGGCACCATGAGGGGCATGAGCGAGCCCCACACCCCGGACGAACGTGGCAGTTCCCCGGGTGACCACGAGGCACCAGCCGACGAGACGGTCGCCGCCTCGGGAGCCGAGCAGCCAGGCCCTGCCGAGCGGCCGGCCCGGCTCGAGGAACAGCTGGCCGAGGCCCGGGCCTGGGCGCGAGCCGAGTACTGGCAGAGGTGGGATCTGCGTGTGACCGACCCGGACCACCCGCCGGCGTGGCTCATGGTCGACGCCCCCGACGCCCCCGAGGAGACCCTGCTCGAGGCGGACCTCAACGCCGAAGACGACGACGGCAACAACTGGACCCTCGTCGAGATGGACCAGTTCGACCCGGCCCGCGTGTACCCCGGGGCGCGGCTGCTCGCGGGCCGGCCAGGGTTCGCCGCCCCGGCGCAGGTGCTGCGCACCGAGCTGTTCCTCACCACCAGCGGCGCGGTGAGGGTCCTGGTGACGTTCCGCCAGACGGCGTTGCGGACCCTGGAGGAGGCGCTCGGCTCCCACCCCGAGCCGGACGCCTGAGCCGCACGACACCCTCGGGACGCCGCTCACGCCCGGGTGACCTTGGGCCGGGCAGTCAAGGGCCGCCTAGTGCCGCGGCCCGCACCTGGCGCACGCTGGGTGGGTGTGAGCGGGCTGAGCGAACGGGACCGCGCCATCCTCGACTTCGAGGCGGTCGCGGTGTCCCCGGCGGGCACCGGCGCCAAGGAGGAGGCCATCCGGGACCGGTGCGGCCTAGGCGTCACCGCGTACTACCAGCGCCTGAACGCCCTGATCGACACCCGTGAGGCGCTGGCCTACGCCCCGGGGCTGGTGCGCCGGCTGCGGCGGGTGCGCCGGGCTCGGGTGCGCAGCCGCCGGGACCGCAGCGCGGACTTAGCTCACGTCGAGCGCGGCCATGCTGCCCGCCGCCAGGTCTGCCAAGGTGGATCACACGCGCCGCACCCGCGGCATCGGCGCGACGTGCCACGGGCAGAAACGTCTACATTCCTGCGGGTGAAACACGCAGGAATGTAGACGTTTCTGCCAGGCGCGCACGCAGGAACGTAGGGGCTTGGGTGCGTCCCTGCGCGGCGCTGGCCGGGGCATGTCGGCGGCCGGTGCCACGCTTAGGCCATGACCGCAGACGGCAGCGCTGGCCCCGCACCGCAGGCACGCCCGGTCGGGGCCGGAGAGACGGTGGACGAGCTGGGTCCAGGGATGAGCGGGCGGTGGGTGGTGCACACCCGCGGCTCCACCCACGTGTGGGACATGGACGCGCGCACCTACGCCCGGCACCCGCGCACCCCGGCCGCGGCTATGCCGCACGACGGGGTCGACCACCCCATCCGGTCCGTGGGCGCCTGGCCGCGGGTCGGCGCCCACTCCTACGTAGTCTTCGACGACCCGCAACACTCGGCCCTCGAGCACTGGCGCCAGTCCGGCACCATCCTGTCCATCGTCCCGGCGGTGGACTGAGCCGGGTCTGCCGCGGGGCCGCGCCGGGCTCACGACGGCACCGCTAAAGGCCAGATGAGCAGATGAGCGGACCATCGCGCGGCTAAGGTCGAAACCTCGTGATGACGCGACGCCGGCGCGGACAGTCACGCTCATGACATCTGTGGAGGGCAGAGCAGTGACAGGGGCAGGGGGAGAGGCGTCGTTGACGCCCGAGGGCAAGGCTCGCCACGAGGTCGACGTCCCTCTGGCCCCGGACGGGCCGAGCGTGGCCGGTTCTTCGGCGTTGCCGGCGTCAGCGGCGCCCACCGAATCGGGCGCGTCAGGCCCGCTGTCCGAAGTGTCGCTGCGGTCGTTGGCACCTCACTTCGAGGAGGCCCAGCACCGCGCCTACGTCCAGCGGCTGGAGGAGGCGCTCGGGGGGCAGGAGAACCTCAACATTGCACTCACCGGGCGGTACGGGACCGGGAAGTCCAGCGTCCTGGACGGGTTCGAACAGAACCACAAGGCCACCACGCTCCGCCTGGCCATCTCCACGCTCGCACCGAGC is a genomic window containing:
- a CDS encoding tyrosine-type recombinase/integrase, whose translation is MTTAGSPATPDPQQPRPDATPAAPGGPSAFAVFRAAAAHRRSQHTRDHGRPEAWADPDPAAILALPAGRHPVDRVLARQKAGRSRANFRYKLAGAHARLAGMPGRSVTGTDPHSFPWHHLDADAAAEYRREVYRAYPKQSSRNDAVSVVRRVVTQCHRVGLISALRRDELLEELYTVAPGPSTKRRRLAPSEVAALLAACEDQPTPKGAARDTAIVALLRTTGMRVGELAGLDLADWERADQTMCLRDTKNGRDHLVFLHPDAVPYLDRWLGIRGHAPGALFTPLPGHGLRHLNPNYIQQRIQLHARTVGIPPFGCHDFRRTFATELLRSHDVALVGKLLNHTKLSSTLIYDLADEDEQRAAVASLDLPSVAGRPVELPHVDGAA
- a CDS encoding DUF3263 domain-containing protein, translating into MSGLSERDRAILDFEAVAVSPAGTGAKEEAIRDRCGLGVTAYYQRLNALIDTREALAYAPGLVRRLRRVRRARVRSRRDRSADLAHVERGHAARRQVCQGGSHAPHPRHRRDVPRAETSTFLRVKHAGM
- a CDS encoding tyrosine-type recombinase/integrase — encoded protein: MSAAPLHTVTAEEAEVLELRSQALAAFKARYRHNPESQRAMVGALRRLATGFTDGTCNERTFPWELVVDADLSEQMWGTVAERYAAKTATKDASALRVMLDCCRRVGLLTYDEYRSATAFEAKGGQQRPPAGRFLSEADIEGIVRTAASGSGGDVTRLRDTALLLAGASSGARAHEITGVRLHDIHLDQARIWLERTKSGRQRNAWLHPAAVQALRAWLEVRGSQPGFLFVPLSRTGRPLLEHGALSTHQARKIIRARALEAGYDGVGAHDLRRFVISTLLETTDLALVAKVVGHTNPATTASYDRRPLARQRAAVETLVLPRLYG
- a CDS encoding MFS transporter — encoded protein: MASDRTPVDIPGEQPAATGPAEVPGSSSLWRNGDYMCWWSGNAVSLLGSNLSVMAFPLLAVFITGSVLDAGIIAAAGRIGGLITLLWGGALADRRSRKAVLVAAPVLQAVLMGVVTVSLLSGPVRVNLLAVLALLSGLVNGVRYGAVLPALRRIVPKEQFAARAAQEQGLAMGAQLAGSPLAALLFSAARWLPFGVDAVSFFFAAIGAALIRRPLGPDRQTGEDAPPSPSVLADIRDGFRVIGHHDFLRFTTGWVAVTNLVGNSFMLLLVALLAERGASPQLIGVTNAGVLAGGILGALLAGAILRRVRALRAFRAGGWIYVASLGLAAVLPAPWQIGLATAVFTFASVPMVTVWESYTARLVPDALAGRIGAASAFCAQSLTWVGMLLAGWLAHAFGATVAALCFAAILVPYAVAGHFARSLAILRCPLEHVEELQPIGASGLEDRKEPTV
- a CDS encoding DUF4037 domain-containing protein — translated: MTISGTELSRAYFHHVVEPVVRQRWPEMACAAARLGSGSDVLGLDDEMSRDHDWGLRLNLLVPAALADDVDAHLSERLPESYAGHPVRFATTWDPVVRHRVQVETARGLAVSRLGVDPTRDLGVEEWLSLTGQAVLEVTAGEVFADDAGELAGIRRRLEWYPDDVWRHVVATDWARLAQELPFIGRTGERGDELGSRVVAARLAGVVMHLAHLLERTWPPYAKWLGTSVARLPRGRAVLDPLHACVAAADWRTREARLVEALMVLGRLQSEVGLPTVEDPVEPFWDRPYRGVREDAVRVVEDAVRVVEDAITDQEVRALPRGVGSAEQWSDNVEVLVNTTRRRPPEP
- a CDS encoding DUF7662 domain-containing protein codes for the protein MGKYDELRDFLRHQRLAQVTLTFAEVAGVVPGGLPPSAYVHRAWWANEESGTHSHARSWLHAGYRTTDVNLTAGRVTFTRAD